A region of Chlamydia crocodili DNA encodes the following proteins:
- a CDS encoding glycogen/starch/alpha-glucan phosphorylase yields MSFDKNLVNIETMKQAILNRLYFGVVQSPESASTRDIFTAVSKTVMEWLAKGWLKTQNSYYEQDVKRVYYISMEFLLGRSLKSNLLNLGILDLVRDALAELNYDFDSLVQMESDAGLGNGGLGRLAACYLDSMATLGIPAYGYGIRYDYGIFDQKIVNGYQVEAPDEWLRYGSPWEICRGEYLYPIRFYGRVIHYTDARGKEVADLVDTQEVLAMAYDVPIPGYGIDTVNTLRLWQAQSPHGFEFNYFNHGNYIRAIEDIALVENISRVLYPNDSISEGQELRLKQEYFLVSATIQDILRRYTKMHISLDNLPDRVSVQLNDTHPALGIAEMMHILIDREELPWDKAWDMTTRIFNYTNHTILPEALERWSIDLFSRLLPRHLEIIYEINSRWLEKVSQRFPGDNDKRRALSIIEEGSDKHVNMASLAVVGSARVNGVSAFHSQLIKTTLFKDFVEFFPDKFINVTNGITPRRWLALCNPRLNTLLDQTIGDAHLIDLSQIHNVIPFANDASFREQWHQIKLKNKQDFALKLKKEIGEKIDPESLFDFHVKRIHEYKRQLMNILRVIYLYNDLKENAASSIVPTTVIFSGKAAPGYVFAKLIIKLINSVADCVNNDPQVNEVLKVLFLPNYCVTMSEMIMPASDISEQISTAGMEASGTGNMKFALNGALTIGTMDGANIEMSEYIGRDNMFIFGLLEEEIAKIRREYYPQGICNDNPKIAHVLKLLDQGFFNTSDKDLFKSIVHRLLHEGDPFFVLADLESYIRVHESAATLFTQTDEWIKKSIYNVGGMGFFSSDRAISDYAKDIWNVPTNYKS; encoded by the coding sequence ATGAGTTTTGATAAGAATTTGGTAAATATAGAAACAATGAAGCAGGCGATTTTAAATCGTCTATATTTTGGAGTAGTTCAATCTCCAGAATCAGCTTCAACCAGGGATATATTTACAGCAGTTTCAAAAACTGTAATGGAATGGTTAGCTAAAGGCTGGCTAAAGACTCAAAATAGTTATTACGAACAAGATGTTAAACGTGTCTATTATATTTCTATGGAGTTTTTACTTGGTAGAAGTTTAAAGAGTAATCTTTTGAATTTAGGAATATTGGATCTTGTGCGAGATGCGTTAGCAGAGTTAAATTACGATTTTGATAGTTTAGTGCAAATGGAGTCAGACGCAGGATTAGGAAATGGTGGTTTAGGACGACTTGCAGCGTGTTATTTGGATTCCATGGCGACATTAGGGATTCCAGCTTACGGTTATGGGATTCGTTATGATTATGGAATTTTCGATCAGAAAATTGTAAATGGATATCAAGTAGAGGCTCCTGATGAGTGGTTGCGCTATGGAAGCCCTTGGGAAATATGTAGGGGGGAGTATCTTTATCCTATTCGTTTTTATGGTAGAGTGATTCACTATACAGATGCTAGGGGAAAAGAAGTTGCAGATCTTGTAGATACACAAGAAGTGTTAGCTATGGCTTATGATGTGCCTATTCCAGGATATGGAATAGACACTGTGAATACTTTGCGCTTATGGCAAGCGCAGTCTCCCCACGGATTTGAATTTAACTATTTCAATCATGGGAACTATATTCGTGCTATAGAGGATATCGCATTAGTAGAAAATATTTCGAGAGTACTCTATCCAAATGATTCTATTTCCGAAGGTCAGGAGCTGAGATTAAAGCAGGAGTACTTTTTAGTGTCTGCGACAATTCAGGATATCCTTCGTAGATATACAAAAATGCATATTTCTTTAGATAATCTTCCTGATAGAGTATCTGTTCAGTTAAATGATACCCATCCTGCTTTAGGAATAGCGGAAATGATGCATATCCTTATTGATAGGGAAGAGCTTCCTTGGGATAAGGCATGGGATATGACGACTCGTATATTTAATTATACGAATCATACGATATTACCCGAAGCTTTAGAGCGTTGGTCTATAGACCTATTTTCACGATTATTACCCAGGCATTTAGAAATTATCTATGAAATTAATTCCCGATGGTTGGAGAAAGTTTCTCAGAGATTTCCTGGAGATAATGATAAGCGAAGAGCTTTATCTATCATTGAAGAGGGAAGTGATAAGCATGTGAATATGGCAAGCCTTGCTGTTGTAGGCTCTGCTAGAGTTAATGGTGTATCTGCTTTTCATTCTCAACTTATAAAAACAACCTTATTCAAAGATTTCGTAGAATTTTTCCCTGATAAATTCATTAACGTAACTAATGGAATTACTCCGAGACGGTGGTTAGCTCTATGCAATCCTCGTCTAAATACCTTATTAGATCAGACAATTGGAGATGCACATCTTATAGATCTTTCTCAAATTCATAATGTAATACCTTTTGCTAATGATGCGAGTTTCAGAGAACAGTGGCATCAAATTAAGCTAAAAAATAAACAAGACTTTGCATTAAAACTTAAAAAAGAAATCGGAGAAAAAATAGATCCTGAATCTCTCTTCGATTTTCATGTAAAGCGTATTCATGAATATAAACGTCAATTAATGAATATCCTTAGAGTTATTTATCTTTATAATGATCTTAAGGAAAACGCTGCCTCCAGCATCGTTCCTACAACAGTAATTTTTTCTGGTAAGGCCGCACCAGGATATGTTTTCGCTAAACTCATTATTAAACTTATCAACAGCGTTGCAGATTGTGTAAATAATGATCCTCAAGTTAATGAAGTTTTAAAGGTTCTTTTTCTTCCTAATTATTGTGTGACCATGTCTGAAATGATCATGCCCGCTTCTGATATATCGGAACAAATTTCAACAGCAGGAATGGAAGCTTCTGGTACCGGAAATATGAAATTTGCTTTAAATGGTGCTCTAACAATAGGGACTATGGATGGAGCTAACATAGAAATGTCAGAATATATTGGTCGCGACAATATGTTTATTTTCGGTTTGTTAGAAGAAGAAATAGCAAAAATACGTCGAGAGTATTATCCGCAAGGAATATGCAATGATAATCCTAAGATCGCACATGTATTAAAATTACTAGATCAAGGATTTTTCAATACTTCAGATAAAGATCTTTTCAAATCTATAGTCCATAGGTTACTTCACGAGGGAGACCCGTTCTTCGTTTTGGCAGATTTAGAATCTTATATTCGCGTTCATGAATCTGCAGCCACTTTATTTACGCAAACTGACGAATGGATTAAGAAATCCATTTATAATGTTGGTGGTATGGGTTTTTTCTCCAGTGATAGAGCGATTTCCGACTATGCTAAAGATATATGGAATGTCCCCACGAATTATAAATCTTAA
- a CDS encoding pyruvate dehydrogenase complex dihydrolipoamide acetyltransferase, whose amino-acid sequence MISLLKMPKLSPTMEIGTIVKWHKNSGDKIGFGDVLVEISTDKAVLEHTASEEGWFRECLIKEGTKVQIGTPIAVISSEKDESFNLEELLPKSPISQPSTENNEQEEKSVSDISHQGSSMMVAFGFKPEPPLSEPLSLKQASSKSPVSPLAKRVAKEKNLDISGIKGSGPGGRIVEKDLEKAPAKGIAGFGYPEAPEVHPGAYHEETLSPVREIIAQRLQAAKTFVPHFYVRQKVYTSPLLSLLKELQIQGIKLSINDCIVRACALALKEFPEVNSGFNSVDNKIVRFETIDISIAVAIPDGVITPIVRCADRKNIGMISAEIKSLASKAKSQSLKEEEYKGGSFCVSNLGMTGITEFTAIINPPQAAILAVGSVQEEPVVMNEDIVIGSTCMLTLSIDHRVIDGYPAAMFMKRLQKILEAPSVLLLN is encoded by the coding sequence GTGATTTCTCTATTAAAAATGCCTAAACTCTCTCCAACTATGGAAATTGGCACAATAGTAAAGTGGCATAAAAACAGTGGTGATAAGATAGGATTTGGTGATGTTCTCGTCGAAATATCAACCGATAAGGCTGTTTTAGAACATACAGCATCTGAAGAAGGCTGGTTTCGAGAATGTCTTATTAAAGAAGGCACAAAAGTACAAATAGGTACACCCATAGCTGTCATATCTTCTGAAAAAGATGAGTCTTTCAACTTAGAGGAATTACTTCCAAAATCTCCGATTTCACAACCTTCTACAGAGAATAACGAACAAGAAGAAAAATCTGTATCCGATATATCTCATCAAGGTTCCTCAATGATGGTGGCTTTTGGATTTAAACCCGAACCTCCCCTTTCTGAACCTCTATCCCTAAAACAAGCTTCTTCAAAATCCCCAGTTTCTCCTTTAGCTAAACGCGTAGCCAAAGAAAAAAATTTGGATATTTCTGGAATTAAAGGTAGCGGTCCTGGAGGACGTATAGTTGAAAAAGATCTTGAAAAGGCTCCCGCCAAAGGTATTGCAGGCTTTGGTTATCCTGAAGCTCCTGAAGTCCACCCAGGAGCGTATCATGAAGAAACTCTCTCCCCTGTTCGAGAAATTATTGCACAAAGATTACAAGCTGCAAAAACTTTCGTTCCCCATTTTTATGTACGGCAAAAAGTTTATACATCTCCACTATTATCCCTACTTAAAGAATTGCAAATTCAAGGAATCAAACTTTCTATTAACGATTGTATTGTTCGTGCTTGCGCTTTAGCTTTAAAAGAGTTTCCAGAAGTAAATTCAGGATTCAATAGCGTGGACAATAAAATTGTACGTTTTGAAACTATTGATATTTCGATAGCTGTAGCCATTCCTGACGGTGTAATTACTCCGATTGTACGTTGTGCTGATCGTAAGAATATTGGAATGATATCTGCAGAAATTAAGAGTTTAGCTTCTAAAGCTAAATCTCAATCCTTAAAAGAGGAAGAGTATAAGGGTGGGTCCTTTTGCGTTTCTAATTTAGGTATGACAGGAATTACCGAATTCACAGCAATTATTAATCCTCCCCAAGCCGCTATTCTTGCTGTAGGTAGTGTTCAAGAAGAGCCTGTGGTAATGAATGAAGATATTGTGATTGGTTCTACATGCATGTTGACATTATCCATAGATCATCGTGTGATCGATGGTTATCCCGCAGCGATGTTTATGAAACGTTTACAGAAGATATTAGAGGCACCCTCTGTACTTCTATTAAATTAA
- a CDS encoding alpha-ketoacid dehydrogenase subunit beta codes for MPKYVTLEIREAIREAIDEEMARDPNVCILGEEVAEYNGAYKVTKGLLDKWSPSRVIDTPISEAAFTGIGIGAALTGLRPIIEFMSWNFSLVAADQIISHAAKMHYMTGGKFSVPIVFRGPNGAAAQVSCQHSHCVEALYANIPGLIVISPSNPYDAKGLLKSAIRNDNPVLFLENELEYNLKGEVPIEEYLVPIGKSHIIEEGKDLTIITYGRMVSVVKQAVKVAKQRYGLSVEIIDLRTIKPLDISGIFSSIKKTGNCIVVEEGHYFAGISAEIITEITEHVFDYLDSPPLRVCQKETPMPYNKTLEQTTLPNVNRILDTIEKIMR; via the coding sequence ATGCCTAAGTACGTTACATTAGAAATCCGAGAAGCTATTAGAGAAGCTATTGATGAAGAAATGGCCAGGGATCCTAATGTATGTATACTAGGAGAAGAAGTTGCCGAATATAACGGTGCCTACAAAGTTACAAAAGGACTTTTAGATAAATGGTCACCATCAAGAGTTATTGATACACCAATCAGTGAAGCTGCCTTTACAGGTATTGGTATAGGAGCCGCTTTAACAGGCCTGCGTCCAATTATAGAATTTATGAGCTGGAACTTCTCTTTAGTCGCCGCGGATCAGATTATTTCTCATGCTGCAAAAATGCATTACATGACTGGTGGAAAATTTTCAGTTCCTATTGTATTCCGTGGACCTAATGGAGCCGCAGCACAAGTATCTTGTCAGCACTCTCATTGCGTAGAAGCTCTATACGCTAATATTCCAGGTTTAATTGTCATTTCCCCTTCAAATCCTTATGATGCTAAAGGATTATTAAAATCCGCAATTAGAAATGATAATCCTGTTCTTTTCTTAGAAAATGAGTTGGAATACAATCTCAAAGGTGAAGTTCCTATTGAAGAATATTTAGTTCCTATTGGGAAGTCTCATATTATTGAGGAAGGTAAAGACCTGACAATTATTACTTACGGCCGTATGGTTTCTGTAGTAAAACAAGCTGTAAAGGTAGCCAAACAACGTTACGGTCTTTCTGTAGAAATTATTGATCTACGTACAATTAAACCTCTAGACATCTCTGGAATATTTTCTTCAATAAAGAAAACAGGAAATTGTATAGTTGTAGAAGAGGGTCACTACTTTGCAGGAATCTCTGCGGAAATCATTACTGAAATTACAGAACACGTTTTTGATTACCTGGATAGTCCTCCTTTAAGAGTGTGCCAAAAAGAAACTCCTATGCCTTATAACAAGACGCTAGAACAGACAACTCTCCCAAATGTAAATCGTATTTTAGATACTATCGAAAAAATCATGAGGTAA
- the pdhA gene encoding pyruvate dehydrogenase (acetyl-transferring) E1 component subunit alpha, with the protein MPDSSHYNIASIESDEATIKNIIAIYGVDRCLKFIKNMLLIREFEARGEEAYLEGLVGGFYHSYSGQEAVATAALANTGLDQWFFSSYRCHALAVLLNIPLRSLAAELLGKETGCALGRGGSMHMCGPNFPGGFGIVGGQIPLAAGAAFAMKYRGEDKISLGFIGDGAVAQGVFHETLNFSSLHSLPLMLVIENNGWGMGTALNRAIAKQPIGESQGSSYGIRSFTLNGFDLFNCLLGFKEAYEYMQKTHLPVLVECLCSRFRGHSISDPNLYRSKEEMQCLIKKDPITFAKNWLIQLGALSEEKFQELRQECKNEVLQAFTEAKSDPEPAIATLEEGVYA; encoded by the coding sequence ATGCCCGACTCTTCTCATTACAATATCGCCTCTATCGAATCGGACGAGGCTACAATAAAAAATATTATTGCTATATACGGCGTGGACCGGTGTCTAAAGTTCATCAAAAATATGTTATTAATTCGCGAATTTGAAGCTCGCGGTGAAGAAGCATATTTAGAAGGATTAGTTGGTGGTTTCTACCACTCCTACAGTGGTCAAGAGGCTGTTGCTACTGCAGCATTAGCCAATACAGGGTTAGATCAATGGTTTTTCTCATCCTATCGTTGTCATGCTCTAGCAGTATTATTAAATATTCCCCTACGCTCACTCGCAGCAGAATTATTAGGGAAAGAAACGGGTTGTGCGCTAGGTCGAGGCGGATCTATGCATATGTGTGGTCCAAATTTCCCCGGGGGATTTGGTATTGTAGGAGGGCAAATTCCTTTAGCTGCTGGAGCAGCATTTGCTATGAAATATCGCGGTGAAGATAAAATTTCTCTAGGGTTCATTGGAGACGGTGCCGTTGCTCAAGGAGTATTTCATGAAACATTAAATTTTTCTTCTCTACACAGCCTTCCTCTTATGCTTGTTATAGAAAATAATGGTTGGGGTATGGGGACAGCTCTTAATCGTGCTATTGCGAAGCAACCTATAGGAGAATCTCAGGGATCTTCTTACGGAATACGTTCATTTACTTTAAATGGTTTTGATCTTTTTAATTGTCTTCTAGGCTTTAAGGAAGCTTACGAATACATGCAAAAGACACATCTTCCTGTTCTTGTCGAATGTCTATGCTCACGATTTAGGGGACACTCTATTTCTGATCCTAATCTCTATAGAAGTAAAGAAGAGATGCAATGTCTTATAAAAAAAGATCCTATTACTTTTGCTAAAAATTGGTTAATCCAACTGGGAGCACTTTCAGAAGAAAAATTTCAAGAGCTACGTCAGGAATGTAAGAATGAAGTCTTGCAAGCCTTCACTGAAGCAAAATCAGATCCAGAACCAGCGATTGCCACATTAGAAGAAGGGGTTTATGCCTAA
- the lpxD gene encoding UDP-3-O-(3-hydroxymyristoyl)glucosamine N-acyltransferase, producing MPQEQVYTLQQLADLLKVEVQGNTATPISGVEEISEARAHHVTFLDNEKYSRFIKITEAGAIILSKAQAQKYGHLNKNFLIVSEFPSIAFQKCIELFIPPVESGFPGIHPTAIIHPTAHIGKDVCIEPYAVICQHAYIGDSSYIGAGSVIGAYSSLEESCLVHPKVVIRERVEIGKRVIIQPGAIIGSCGFGYITNAFGRHKHLKHLGKVIIEDDVEIGANTTVDRGRFKNSIIREGTKIDNQVQIAHHVEIGKHSMIVAQAGIAGSTKIGNHVIIGGQTGITGHISITDHVIMMAQTGVTKSISSPGIYGGAPARPYQEIHRQIAKIRSLPKLEERLGLLEEKIKGLSEESEEAQIIP from the coding sequence ATGCCTCAGGAACAGGTTTATACTCTTCAACAGTTAGCAGACTTATTAAAAGTTGAAGTTCAGGGAAATACAGCAACTCCTATTTCTGGTGTCGAAGAAATAAGTGAAGCTCGAGCTCATCATGTTACTTTTTTAGATAATGAGAAGTATTCTCGTTTTATAAAAATTACTGAGGCTGGGGCTATCATCCTATCAAAAGCTCAAGCTCAAAAGTATGGGCATTTAAACAAGAACTTTCTTATAGTTTCTGAGTTCCCATCAATAGCTTTCCAGAAATGTATAGAGCTATTTATCCCTCCTGTTGAATCAGGATTTCCTGGAATCCACCCTACAGCTATTATTCATCCTACAGCCCATATCGGCAAAGATGTCTGTATAGAACCCTATGCTGTTATATGCCAACATGCTTATATTGGGGATTCTTCATATATTGGAGCAGGGAGTGTTATAGGGGCATATTCTAGTCTTGAAGAAAGTTGTCTTGTTCATCCTAAAGTAGTTATCCGTGAACGTGTTGAAATAGGCAAAAGGGTCATTATTCAACCCGGAGCTATTATTGGATCATGTGGCTTTGGCTATATAACTAATGCCTTTGGTCGTCATAAGCATTTAAAGCACCTTGGCAAGGTAATTATCGAAGATGATGTTGAAATAGGAGCAAATACTACAGTAGATAGAGGTCGTTTCAAAAATAGTATCATACGTGAGGGTACAAAAATTGATAATCAAGTTCAAATAGCTCATCACGTCGAGATAGGGAAACATAGTATGATTGTTGCCCAAGCAGGAATCGCAGGCTCTACGAAAATTGGTAACCACGTCATTATTGGCGGGCAGACAGGAATTACAGGTCATATTTCAATAACGGACCATGTAATTATGATGGCTCAAACAGGAGTTACTAAATCTATTTCTTCTCCAGGAATCTATGGAGGAGCTCCGGCACGCCCTTATCAAGAAATTCATCGTCAAATTGCAAAGATCCGCAGTCTACCTAAATTAGAAGAACGTTTAGGATTATTGGAAGAAAAGATAAAGGGATTATCAGAAGAATCCGAAGAAGCACAAATAATCCCTTAG
- a CDS encoding OmpH family outer membrane protein: MKKSLRSVFLALLTLAGTQQVFADNDSLEGNLGVVSLKRCLEESAFGKKETEELENMKQQFSKNSEKMEEELTALYNKLQDEDYIESLSSSAADELRKKFESLSAEYNALQSQYYQMLNQSNMKRVQKLIQEVKKASEVVRIKEGLLAILNDEVVLSIASSADKTNEIIKILDESFKNN, encoded by the coding sequence ATGAAAAAATCATTACGCTCTGTTTTTCTAGCTTTACTAACTTTAGCAGGTACACAACAAGTTTTTGCTGACAACGACTCTCTTGAGGGTAATTTAGGCGTCGTTAGCTTAAAGCGTTGTTTAGAAGAATCTGCTTTTGGGAAAAAAGAAACAGAAGAACTTGAAAATATGAAGCAGCAGTTCTCAAAGAATTCTGAGAAAATGGAAGAAGAACTGACAGCACTTTATAATAAGTTACAAGACGAAGATTATATAGAGAGTCTCTCCTCTTCAGCTGCTGATGAACTAAGAAAAAAGTTTGAAAGCCTCTCCGCAGAATATAATGCTTTACAGTCTCAATATTATCAAATGTTGAACCAAAGCAATATGAAAAGAGTGCAGAAATTGATACAAGAAGTAAAAAAAGCTTCTGAAGTAGTACGTATAAAAGAAGGTTTACTAGCTATTTTGAATGATGAAGTAGTCCTATCCATTGCTTCTAGTGCTGATAAAACTAATGAGATTATCAAAATTCTTGATGAATCTTTCAAAAATAATTAA
- the bamA gene encoding outer membrane protein assembly factor BamA has product MFMIRNKVILRFTVLALIQAPLALVATETVKEGYTLVESITITTEGENSLNKHPLPKLKTKSGALFSQADFDEDLRNLSKDYDRVEPKVDFSNGKTTISLVLVAKPCIRKICITGNEAVPNHKILKTLQIYENDVFDREKFLKNFDELRVYYLKRGYFESNLCYDLDHNEHRGYIDITVRIQEGPCGKIKKLEICGLNRCEKADVKEIILTKQYSKTTSWFTGSGLYHPDVVEQDSFAITNYLHNLGYADATVTPKREVDECGNIILYMDVDKGPLYTLGHVHIEGFNLLPKRLVEKQLSAGPNDIYCPENIWDGAQKIKNIYAKYGYINTNVDVTFSPHALRSVYDVTYQVSEGSPYKVGLIKITGNTHTKHDVILHESSLFPGDTFNRLKLEDTEQRLRNTGYFQSVSVYTVRSQLDPLDNSEEYRDIFIDVKETTTGNLGLFLGFSSLDNLFGGVELSESNFDLLGIRHLFSKGFKCLRGGGEYLFLKANFGDKVTDYTVKWTKPHFLNTPWILGVELDKSINRALSKDYSVETYGGNVSTTYILNQQLKYGIYYRGTQTSLHKKKRNQAGPDLAANKGFVSAAGVNLNYDSVNNPRNPTTGIRSGINFEVSGLGGTYHFTKLSINSSIYRKLTRKGVLKIKGEAQFLKPFGDTNLEGIPISERFFLGGETTVRGYKPFIIGPKFSPTEPQGGLSSLLLTEEFQYPLINQPNVSAFVFLDSGFIGLKEYTIRLKDLCGSAGFGLRFDVMNNVPVMLGFGWPFRPTEVFEGEKIDVSQRFFFALGGVF; this is encoded by the coding sequence ATGTTCATGATACGAAATAAAGTTATTCTGCGGTTTACTGTTTTGGCGCTAATCCAGGCCCCATTGGCTCTAGTGGCTACAGAAACAGTTAAGGAAGGATATACACTAGTTGAATCTATTACGATTACGACCGAAGGTGAAAATTCTTTAAACAAACATCCACTACCAAAACTAAAGACGAAAAGTGGGGCCTTGTTTTCTCAAGCAGACTTTGACGAAGATCTACGGAATCTATCTAAGGACTATGATAGAGTGGAGCCAAAAGTTGATTTTTCCAATGGAAAGACTACCATCTCTTTAGTTCTTGTTGCCAAACCTTGTATTCGAAAGATTTGTATTACAGGAAATGAAGCCGTACCTAATCATAAGATTCTTAAAACTCTACAAATCTACGAAAATGATGTATTTGATCGAGAGAAGTTCTTAAAAAACTTTGACGAACTTAGAGTTTACTATCTTAAACGTGGCTATTTCGAGTCTAATCTATGCTACGACTTAGATCATAACGAACATCGTGGCTATATTGATATCACTGTTCGAATTCAAGAAGGTCCTTGTGGTAAAATTAAAAAATTAGAGATCTGCGGTCTTAATAGATGTGAAAAGGCTGATGTCAAAGAAATCATCCTTACTAAGCAGTACTCAAAAACCACTAGTTGGTTTACAGGGAGTGGTTTATATCATCCAGATGTCGTTGAACAAGATTCATTTGCAATTACTAATTACTTACATAATCTAGGTTACGCAGATGCAACAGTTACTCCAAAACGTGAAGTTGATGAATGTGGAAATATCATACTTTATATGGATGTAGACAAAGGTCCCCTTTATACCTTAGGACATGTTCATATTGAAGGATTTAATCTGCTACCTAAACGACTCGTAGAAAAACAATTGTCTGCGGGTCCTAATGATATTTACTGTCCAGAAAACATATGGGACGGCGCTCAAAAAATTAAAAATATCTATGCTAAATATGGATATATCAACACTAATGTTGATGTGACTTTTTCTCCTCACGCGTTACGTTCTGTTTATGATGTGACTTATCAAGTAAGTGAAGGTTCTCCTTATAAAGTTGGTTTAATCAAAATTACGGGAAATACTCATACAAAACACGATGTTATCCTACACGAAAGCAGCCTATTTCCAGGAGATACTTTCAATAGACTAAAACTTGAAGATACTGAACAACGTTTAAGAAATACGGGTTATTTTCAAAGTGTCAGTGTTTACACGGTACGCTCTCAATTAGATCCTTTAGATAATTCTGAAGAATATCGTGACATCTTCATAGATGTTAAAGAAACCACAACAGGAAACTTAGGGCTATTTCTAGGATTTAGCTCCTTGGACAATTTGTTTGGAGGAGTTGAATTATCTGAAAGTAATTTTGACCTTCTGGGTATTAGACATCTATTCTCTAAAGGCTTTAAATGCTTAAGAGGTGGTGGAGAATATCTATTTCTGAAAGCTAATTTTGGAGATAAGGTTACTGATTATACTGTCAAATGGACTAAGCCTCACTTTTTAAATACGCCATGGATTCTAGGTGTTGAGCTTGATAAGTCAATCAACAGAGCTCTCTCTAAAGATTATTCTGTTGAGACTTATGGTGGAAATGTCAGCACCACATACATCTTAAATCAACAATTAAAATATGGAATCTATTATCGCGGCACTCAGACTAGCTTACATAAAAAGAAAAGGAATCAAGCAGGACCAGATCTTGCTGCTAATAAAGGTTTCGTATCTGCTGCTGGTGTAAATTTAAATTATGATTCTGTAAACAATCCTAGAAATCCAACTACAGGAATACGCAGTGGTATAAACTTTGAAGTTTCTGGTCTTGGTGGTACATATCATTTTACAAAGCTCTCCATAAACAGCTCAATATACCGAAAATTAACAAGAAAAGGTGTATTGAAAATTAAAGGAGAAGCCCAATTTCTTAAACCGTTTGGCGATACAAATCTAGAAGGTATTCCCATTAGTGAACGTTTCTTCTTAGGTGGGGAAACTACGGTTCGTGGATATAAGCCATTTATCATTGGTCCTAAATTCTCTCCTACAGAACCTCAGGGAGGTTTATCCTCTCTCCTACTTACTGAAGAGTTCCAATATCCTTTAATCAATCAGCCTAACGTTAGTGCTTTTGTTTTCCTAGATTCAGGATTTATTGGACTTAAAGAATACACTATCCGATTAAAAGATCTTTGTGGTAGTGCAGGATTTGGTCTACGCTTCGACGTAATGAACAACGTACCTGTTATGTTAGGTTTTGGTTGGCCATTCCGTCCTACAGAAGTATTTGAAGGTGAAAAGATCGATGTTTCACAACGTTTCTTCTTTGCTTTAGGAGGCGTCTTCTAA
- the recR gene encoding recombination mediator RecR yields the protein MLKYPDYLSKLISFLRKLPGIGFKTAEKLAFELLDWDQDQLEAMGQAFSEVSSARSHCSTCFSLKNFPDSHCEFCQTNRDTSKLCIVATPKDIFSLERSQIFKGHYYVLGALLSPITGKNIDSARMDLLKQRIEFLKPKEIIIALDATLEGDATALFLKQELAHSSVSISRLALGLPIGLSFDYIDSGTLARAFSGRNPY from the coding sequence ATGTTAAAGTACCCAGATTATTTATCCAAATTGATCTCTTTTCTTAGGAAACTTCCAGGAATAGGATTTAAGACAGCGGAAAAATTAGCCTTTGAATTGTTGGACTGGGATCAAGATCAACTAGAAGCTATGGGTCAAGCTTTTTCTGAAGTGTCTTCGGCGCGAAGTCACTGTTCCACCTGTTTTTCTTTGAAGAATTTTCCAGATAGTCATTGTGAGTTCTGTCAAACCAACCGTGACACCTCTAAATTATGCATCGTAGCAACTCCTAAAGATATTTTTTCTTTAGAACGCTCTCAAATTTTCAAAGGTCATTATTACGTCTTGGGAGCACTATTATCTCCAATAACAGGAAAAAATATTGATTCAGCAAGAATGGATTTATTGAAACAGCGTATAGAATTTTTAAAACCAAAAGAAATCATTATAGCCTTAGACGCTACTCTAGAAGGAGACGCTACCGCTCTTTTTTTAAAACAAGAGCTTGCTCATTCTTCAGTTTCTATTTCTCGTTTAGCTTTAGGCTTGCCAATCGGGTTGTCTTTTGATTATATAGACTCGGGAACCCTTGCCAGAGCATTTTCTGGAAGAAATCCATATTAA